A part of Dreissena polymorpha isolate Duluth1 chromosome 13, UMN_Dpol_1.0, whole genome shotgun sequence genomic DNA contains:
- the LOC127855149 gene encoding uncharacterized protein LOC127855149 isoform X2, translating to MSLVKSYSKMTEGERKELIKKAFEAKQKLQEELEATKKEVKKKEEEVSRLQKEVAGGLLLMEGEKEALEGKEVKYFDLYPERSYKEGSAAQTHFRLAEYQFYRLLYTGMTKTNLVKVEYVLNPDLVHHFRECRESLKKKHGEEFSYPVLAFHGTMETNIKPICETGFKIPGDNGHAHRTDTGWYGKGVYFSEYPAYSMGYIQGATQLLLCQVLPGKAYQCTKLIHGHSLMKGYDSHVSPCKKELVIFNKYHILPQYIVHYQPNAGEFKYTSPPSATSAACNTTKGKKGKGKKKGGKLTIDELTDTEMLKTKHDQAVAMPSSRN from the exons ATGTCATTAGTAAAAAGCTACAGTAAGATGACCGAAGGGGAACGTAAAGAGCTGATCAAGAAAGCATTTGAAGCTAAGCAGAAACTGCAAGAAGAGCTTGAAGCAACGAAGAAAGAAGTAAAGAAGAAGGAGGAAGAAGTGAGCAGGCTGCAAAAAGAG GTTGCAGGTGGTCTCCTGCTAATGGAAGGTGAAAAGGAAGCCTTAGAAGGGAAAGAGGTCAAGTATTTTGATCTGTACCCGGAAAGGTCATACAAGGAGGGATCTGCAGCCCAGACCCACTTTCGTCTGGCAGAATACCAGTTTTATAGGCTGCTGTATACTGGAATGAC TAAAACCAATTTAGTGAAAGTGGAATATGTCCTCAATCCAGATCTGGTGCATCACTTCAG GGAATGTCGAGAAAGCTTAAAGAAGAAGCATGGGGAGGAGTTCTCCTACCCCGTGTTGGCGTTTCATGGCACAATGGAGACAAATATCAAGCCTATATGTGAGACTGGATTCAAAATACCCG GTGACAATGGCCATGCACATCGTACGGACACAGGCTGGTATGGTAAGGGAGTCTACTTCAGTGAATACCCCGCCTACTCCATGGGTTACATCCAGGGCGCAACACAACTGCTGCTGTGCCAAGTTCTACCGGGCAAA GCCTATCAGTGTACGAAGCTTATTCACGGGCATTCCCTGATGAAAGGTTACGATTCCCACGTGTCTCCCTGCAAGAAAGAGCTTGTCATCTTCAACAAGTATCACATACTGCCACAGTATATCGTCCACTATCAGCCGAATGCTGGAGAATTCAAGTACACT TCACCACCATCAGCAACATCGGCTGCTTGTAACACAACAAAAGGCAAGAAAGGCAAAGGGAAGAAGAAGGGAGGAAAGCTTACGATAGACGAATTAACAGACACAGAGATGTTAAAAACCAAGCATGACCAGGCTGTGGCCATGCCTTCATCAAG GAACTAA
- the LOC127855149 gene encoding uncharacterized protein LOC127855149 isoform X1: MSLVKSYSKMTEGERKELIKKAFEAKQKLQEELEATKKEVKKKEEEVSRLQKEVAGGLLLMEGEKEALEGKEVKYFDLYPERSYKEGSAAQTHFRLAEYQFYRLLYTGMTKTNLVKVEYVLNPDLVHHFRECRESLKKKHGEEFSYPVLAFHGTMETNIKPICETGFKIPGDNGHAHRTDTGWYGKGVYFSEYPAYSMGYIQGATQLLLCQVLPGKAYQCTKLIHGHSLMKGYDSHVSPCKKELVIFNKYHILPQYIVHYQPNAGEFKYTSPPSATSAACNTTKGKKGKGKKKGGKLTIDELTDTEMLKTKHDQAVAMPSSSTLDGYNIQFTGTFQNTQAGMTALVKSWRNNRN, encoded by the exons ATGTCATTAGTAAAAAGCTACAGTAAGATGACCGAAGGGGAACGTAAAGAGCTGATCAAGAAAGCATTTGAAGCTAAGCAGAAACTGCAAGAAGAGCTTGAAGCAACGAAGAAAGAAGTAAAGAAGAAGGAGGAAGAAGTGAGCAGGCTGCAAAAAGAG GTTGCAGGTGGTCTCCTGCTAATGGAAGGTGAAAAGGAAGCCTTAGAAGGGAAAGAGGTCAAGTATTTTGATCTGTACCCGGAAAGGTCATACAAGGAGGGATCTGCAGCCCAGACCCACTTTCGTCTGGCAGAATACCAGTTTTATAGGCTGCTGTATACTGGAATGAC TAAAACCAATTTAGTGAAAGTGGAATATGTCCTCAATCCAGATCTGGTGCATCACTTCAG GGAATGTCGAGAAAGCTTAAAGAAGAAGCATGGGGAGGAGTTCTCCTACCCCGTGTTGGCGTTTCATGGCACAATGGAGACAAATATCAAGCCTATATGTGAGACTGGATTCAAAATACCCG GTGACAATGGCCATGCACATCGTACGGACACAGGCTGGTATGGTAAGGGAGTCTACTTCAGTGAATACCCCGCCTACTCCATGGGTTACATCCAGGGCGCAACACAACTGCTGCTGTGCCAAGTTCTACCGGGCAAA GCCTATCAGTGTACGAAGCTTATTCACGGGCATTCCCTGATGAAAGGTTACGATTCCCACGTGTCTCCCTGCAAGAAAGAGCTTGTCATCTTCAACAAGTATCACATACTGCCACAGTATATCGTCCACTATCAGCCGAATGCTGGAGAATTCAAGTACACT TCACCACCATCAGCAACATCGGCTGCTTGTAACACAACAAAAGGCAAGAAAGGCAAAGGGAAGAAGAAGGGAGGAAAGCTTACGATAGACGAATTAACAGACACAGAGATGTTAAAAACCAAGCATGACCAGGCTGTGGCCATGCCTTCATCAAG CACATTGGATGGATACAATATTCAGTTCACTGGGACTTTCCAGAACACCCAGGCTGGCATGACTGCCCTGGTCAAATCATGGCGCAACAATAG GAACTAA
- the LOC127855149 gene encoding uncharacterized protein LOC127855149 isoform X3 — protein sequence MSLVKSYSKMTEGERKELIKKAFEAKQKLQEELEATKKEVKKKEEEVSRLQKEVAGGLLLMEGEKEALEGKEVKYFDLYPERSYKEGSAAQTHFRLAEYQFYRLLYTGMTKTNLVKVEYVLNPDLVHHFRECRESLKKKHGEEFSYPVLAFHGTMETNIKPICETGFKIPGDNGHAHRTDTGWYGKGVYFSEYPAYSMGYIQGATQLLLCQVLPGKAYQCTKLIHGHSLMKGYDSHVSPCKKELVIFNKYHILPQYIVHYQPNAGEFNHHHQQHRLLVTQQKARKAKGRRREESLR from the exons ATGTCATTAGTAAAAAGCTACAGTAAGATGACCGAAGGGGAACGTAAAGAGCTGATCAAGAAAGCATTTGAAGCTAAGCAGAAACTGCAAGAAGAGCTTGAAGCAACGAAGAAAGAAGTAAAGAAGAAGGAGGAAGAAGTGAGCAGGCTGCAAAAAGAG GTTGCAGGTGGTCTCCTGCTAATGGAAGGTGAAAAGGAAGCCTTAGAAGGGAAAGAGGTCAAGTATTTTGATCTGTACCCGGAAAGGTCATACAAGGAGGGATCTGCAGCCCAGACCCACTTTCGTCTGGCAGAATACCAGTTTTATAGGCTGCTGTATACTGGAATGAC TAAAACCAATTTAGTGAAAGTGGAATATGTCCTCAATCCAGATCTGGTGCATCACTTCAG GGAATGTCGAGAAAGCTTAAAGAAGAAGCATGGGGAGGAGTTCTCCTACCCCGTGTTGGCGTTTCATGGCACAATGGAGACAAATATCAAGCCTATATGTGAGACTGGATTCAAAATACCCG GTGACAATGGCCATGCACATCGTACGGACACAGGCTGGTATGGTAAGGGAGTCTACTTCAGTGAATACCCCGCCTACTCCATGGGTTACATCCAGGGCGCAACACAACTGCTGCTGTGCCAAGTTCTACCGGGCAAA GCCTATCAGTGTACGAAGCTTATTCACGGGCATTCCCTGATGAAAGGTTACGATTCCCACGTGTCTCCCTGCAAGAAAGAGCTTGTCATCTTCAACAAGTATCACATACTGCCACAGTATATCGTCCACTATCAGCCGAATGCTGGAGAATTCAA TCACCACCATCAGCAACATCGGCTGCTTGTAACACAACAAAAGGCAAGAAAGGCAAAGGGAAGAAGAAGGGAGGAAAGCTTACGATAG